The window GGATGCGCGAGCTGTCGCTGATGCTGGCCGGTGCCCAGCTGGGCATCACCATCTGCACGCTGGGCCTCGGCTCGGTGTCGAAACCCGCGATCTCGCACGCCCTCGACCCGGTGCTGAAGGGGCTGGGGCTGCCCGCCTCGCTCAGCTACGGCATCGCCTTCGCCATCGCCATGATGGTGGTGGTCTTCCTGCACATGGTCGTCGGCGAGATGGCGCCCAAGTCGTGGGCCATCGCCCACCCGGAGCGCTCGGCGATGCTGCTGGCACCGCCGTTCCGCGCGCTGGTGAAGCTGGTCCGCCCGCTGATCTGGGTGCTCAACCGCGTGAGCAACGCCCTGGTGCGGCTGTGCCGCGTCACCCCGCGTGAGGAGATCACCGAGGTCCACAACCGCGAGCAGCTCACCCAGCTGGTCGCCGAGTCCCGGCGGCTCGGGCTGATCAGCGAGGACGACAGCGAGCTGATCACCAGCTCGCTGACCGAACCGCTCTCCCCGGTGGGCGACCTGCAGATCCCGGCGGCCGCGATCGTCTCGGTGCCCGCCGACGCGGACGCCCCGACGGTGCTGGCGACCGCGGCCGCCCACGACCGCAGCCGCCTGCTGGTCCGGGACGGCGCCCGGTTCATCGGCTCGGTCCACGCCCGGGACGCGCTGATCGCCCGCTCCCGGGGCCGCGAGGTGACCGCCCGCAGGCTGGCCCGCCCGGTGCCGGCGCTCTCCGCCGAGGACACGGTGGGCCAGGCGATCGAGGTGCTGCGGCAGCGCCGCGCCTCGCTGGCCGTCGTCCACGACCCGGCCGACCCGGCGCGCACCGTCACCGGCCTGGTCTCCCTGGACGACCTGCTGGCCCGCCTGCTGCACCCGCAGGAGGCGGCCTGACGCACCGTCCGGCCCCGACGGGGCCGGGCACCGCACGGCGAAGGCCCCGGACACATACGTGTCCGGGGCCTTCGCCCGTTCCGCGCGCCGGGCGGAAGCCGGCGGCCGGGTCAGCCGAAGAGGCCGCCGACCAGCTTCTGGCCGCCTCCGCCGGAGCCGCCGTCGGCCGGGTCGTCGCCCGGCTCCTCGGCGCCGCCGCCGTCGCCAGGGGCCTGCCCGCCCGGCTCGCCCGAGCCGCCGGAGTCGTCGCCCGGGCCCGCGCTGGTCTGCGGCGGGGGCTGCGGGGCGTTCTGCCGGGGCGGGGCCTGTCCGGGGCCCTGGGTCTCGGCGGGCGCGGTGGTGCCGGCGCCCGCGGTCTCCCGCTGCTCGGTGCCGTCGGGGCCGCTGGTGGTCTCCGAGGGGCCGGCCGTGGTGCCGCCCGACGGGGTCTGCTCCGGGTCGGCGGAGGCGTCGGGGCTGCCGGAGACCTGGCCGGACTCGCTCGGCAGCGGCATGCCGGGCACGTTGTTGCGCGGCGCCTCGCCGGGGCCGGGGACGACGACCCGGTCGGCGTCGCGGACGGCGCTGCCGAGCAGGGCGCCGAAGAGCAGGGTGAGGCCGACGGCGACGGTGGCGACGACCATGCCGCGCTTGAGCACCCAGCGCCGCAACTGCCAGAGTTCGGCGCGCGGGCCGAGCTTGCGCCAGGCGTCGGCGGCGAGCTTGCCGTCGACCGACCAGACCGGGGCGCCCGCGATGATCAGCGGGCTCCAGGCGGCCAGGTAGATGACGTCGGACATGGAGTAGACGGGGTTCGCGCGCCAGCTGACGGTGATCAGCAGGGTGGCCGCGAGCACCGCGCCGGCACCGGCGGCGAGCCGCTGCCACAGGCCCAGCACGGTCAGCACGCCGACCAGGACCTGGAGGAAGGCGACCAGCAGGCCGACGCCGACCGGGTGGTGGAGGGCGAAGCCGTGCAGCGGTTCGGCGAGGGACCACGGCTGGAGCGTGTCGAGCCACCGCACCAGGGAGCCGCGCTCACCGCCGTCGAAGTAGGCCGGGTCGCAGAGCTTGCTCATCCCGGCGTAGGCGGTGGCGATGCCGAGCAGGACGCGCAGCGGCAGCAGGACGACCCCGAGGTTCATCCGCCGGTACGGGTAGTACGCGTGCCGCACCGCGGAGCGGGCCTTGGGGCGCCCGTCCTGGCCGGGGTCGCTGCCGTCGCCGCCGTCGTAGCCGTCGCCGGCACCGTCGCCGTCGTGGGCGGGGGTGCCGTGGTGCGGGGTGGGGGTGTCCTCGTCGTAGGCGCTGCCGGCCGAGCGCATCCGGGGCAGCAGCGGTCCGCCCGGGGTGTGGCCGGTGAGGGTGGGCAGCTCGCCGGTGGCCTCCTGGTCCGGGTCGAGGAGCGGGATGACCTGGGTCGCGCCGGGCGGGTCGTCGCCGTGCCGGACGCCGGAGGCGCGGACCGCCTGGAGCAGGCCGGTGGTGCCGCCGCCGTCGCCGGGCGCGGACCTGCCGGACCAGACGACGGGCGCGCGGCGGCGGGTGACGGTGCCGACGACGGGGATGCGCGCGGTGTCGTCCAGCGCGCCGCCGGAGAGCCGCGAGATGCGCGGGGACTGCGCCTTCTGCGCGGAGGGGAGCTGTACGCGGAAACTCGCGTGGTTGACGATGACCTGCGCCGGGTCGCAGTGGACTTTCACCATGCTGAGCGGCGTGGGAGTTTCGTCGAACCCTGACGAGCGTCCCCCCGTGGGCGTGCGGGGCGTTCTGGTTTCCACGCTCATCTAACCGAGTGACGCGTGGTTAGGACACTGCCTTGACGCCACCGAATCTGTCCGGGCCCCGTCAAATGATCTTGGAGCCCGGACAGGCTGGGGTCAGGCGCGCCGGCGGGCCGCCTCGTAGAGCACGATGCCCGCGGCGACACCGGCGTTGAGCGACTCGGCGCCGCCCGGCATCGGGATGCGGACCCGGATGTCGCAGGTCTCGCCGACCAGCCGGGACAGGCCCTTGCCCTCGCTGCCGACCACGATGGCGACCGGCCCGTCGAGGGCCGGCAGGTCGGTCACGTCGGCCTCGCCGTCGGCGGCGAGGCCGACCACGATGACGCCTTCCTTCTTGTACGCCTCCAGGGTCCGCGTCAGGTTGGTGGCGCGGGCCACCGGGGTACGGGCGGCGGCGCCCGCCGAGCTCTTCCAGGCACCGGCGGTCATCCCGGCGGCGCGCCGCTCGGGGACGACCACGCCGTGGCCGCCGAAGGCGGAGACGGAACGGACGACGGCGCCGAGGTTGCGCGGGTCGGTGACGCCGTCGAGGACGACGACCAGCGGGTCCTGCCCGGCGTCGTAGGCGGCCGCCGTCAGGTCCTCGGCGTGCGCGTACTCGTACGGCGGGACCTGGAGCACGAGGCCCTGGTGGTTGAGGCCGTTGGTCATGCGGTCCAGCTCGGGGCGGGGGGCCTCCATGAGGTGGATGCCGCCGCGCTCGGCGGCGAGCGCGAGGGCGTCGCGGACCCGCTCGTCGTTGTCGATGAACTGCTGGACGTAGAGGGTCGAGGCGGGGACGCCGTCGCGCAGGGCCTCGTAGACCGGGTTGCGGCCGACGACCAGCTCGGAGGTGGAGCGGCCGCCGCGGCCCTTGACGGGGCGGCGGGCGGTCTGCCGGGCCTTGGCGTTGGCCACGCGGTTCTTCACGTGCCCCTTGCGCATCTCGGCGGGCGGGGTCGGACCCTTGCCCTCCAGGCCGCGGCGTCGCTTGCCGCCGCTGCCGATCTGCGCGCCCTTCTTACCGGACATGCGGCGGTTGTTCGCGGCCATGAGGTCTACCTGTTTCCGTCGGTACTGCGTCGAAGTCTGGGTGGTGCGGTGGGCGTGCCGGGTGGGGCTGCGGCACGCCGCCACCCAGTGTGCCGCCTCGCGGGCGGGGAGGCACACCGGGTGGGGTCCGGGCCGGGGCGGCCGGGGGCTCAGCGCGGGCCGAGCGTCCAGCGCGGTCCGGTGGGGCTGTCCTCGATGACCAGGCCGGACTGCTGGAGCTGGTCGCGGATGGCGTCGGCGGTCGCCCAGTCCTTGCGGGAACGGGCGGCCTCGCGCTGGTCGAGGACGAGACGGACGAGGGTGTCGACGGCGCCGTGCAGGTCCTCGCCGCGGTCCGCCTCCCCCGCCCAGTGCGGGTCGTGCGGGTCGAGGCCGAGGACGCCGAGCATCGCGCGGACCTCGGCGAGGCGGGCGACGGCGGCTTCCTTGTCGTCGGCGGCCAGCGCCGAGTTGCCCTGGCGGACCGTGGTGTGGATGACGGCGAGGGCCTGCGGCACGCCCAGGTCCTCGTCCATCGCCTCGGCGAAGGCGGGCGGCACCTCGGCGGCCGGTGCGGGGGTCTCCCCGGCCTTCTCGGTGACGCGCTGCATGAAGCCCTCGATCCGCGCGAAGGCCGACTCGGCCTCGCGCAGCGCCTCCTCGCTGTACTCGATCATCGAGCGGTAGTGCGGGGTGCCGAGGTAGTAGCGGAGCACGATGGGGCGCCAGTGCTTGACCATCTCGGAGACGAGGACGGAGTTCCCGAGGGATTTCGACATCTTCTCGCCGGCCATGGTGACCCACGCGTTGTGCACCCAGTACGTGGCGAAGTCGTCGCCGTACGCCTTGGCCTGGGCGATCTCGTTCTCGTGGTGCGGGAAGACCAGGTCGAGGCCGCCGCCGTGGATGTCGAAGGCGGTGCCGAGGTACTTGTGGGCCATGGCCGAGCACTCCAGGTGCCAGCCGGGACGGCCGCGGCCCCAGGGCGTCTCCCAGCTCGGCTCGCCGGGCTTCGCCGCCTTCCACATGGCGAAGTCGCGCGGGTCCCGCTTGCCCGTCTCGCCCTCGCCGGAAGGCTGGCGCAGCTCGTCGAGGTCCTGGTTGGACAGCTCCAGGTACCCGGGGAAGGAGCGGACGTCGAAGTAGACGTTCCCGTCGGCCTCGTAGGCGTGGCCGCGCTCGATGAGGCCGCGCATCATCTCGATCATCTCCGGCACGTGGCCGGTGGCGCGGGGCTCGTAGGTGGGCGGGAGGCAGCCGAGCGCGTCGTAGCCGGCGTTGAAGGCGCGTTCGTTCTCGTAGCCGATCGCCCACCAGGGGCGCTCCTGCTCGGCCGACTTCTTGATGATCTTGTCGTCGATGTCCGTGACGTTGCGGACGAAGGTCACGGAGTAGCCGCGGTAGGCGAACCAGCGGCGCAGGATGTCGAAGTTGAGCCCCGAGCGGATGTGCCCGATGTGCGGCGCCGACTGCACGGTGGCACCGCAGAGGTAGATCGAGACACAGCCCGGCGTGAGGGGGGCGAAGTCACGGATCTGCCGGGCGCTGGTGTCGTACAGCCGAATAGTCACGTCTCCCAGGGTAGTAGGCCCGGGGCGGTGCCCCGCCCCCCGTGCGCCAGGCGCGGCCACTTCGTGACCGAAGGGGGCGGGACGGCCGCGGCTCAGAGGCGGCCGACGACCTTGTCCGGGGTGACGCGGACGACGACGCGGGCGGCGTCCTGGCCGGCCGCCGGGTTGAACTCGGCGTACGGCTTGCCGGTGTACTTCAGCGACAACTCGTCGATCAGCTCCTGGCCGCCCTCCTCGGTGACGGTGGCCCGGCCGCGGATCTCGGCGTAGGTGTACGGCTCGTCGAAGGGCTGGACCTGCACGGTGACGCGCGGGTCGCGGCGCAGGTTCCTGGTCTTGCGCCGGTCGACGGTGGTGGAGAACAGCACGTCGTTCCCGTCGCGCTTCACCCAGACCGGGGAGAGCTGCGGGCTGCCGTCGGGCTGGATGGTGGCGACGGTGATGAAGACCGGGGTGTCCAGCTTCTTCTTGAGGGCGTCGCTGAGCTGCGCGGTGTCACTCATCGAGGGATGCCTCCTGGTGCGGATGGGGCCTACGGGGTCCGACTCACCCCTACCCCGCCGTACGCCCCGCCTCACCGGCCGCGCGCCCGGACGGCAGCAGCCACGCCGCCGCCGCGCCGGCCAGCGGTACGGCGGCCAGCGCGCCCCACAGCACCGGCGCGGGCGCCTGGAGCAGCAGCCCGCTCGCCGCGCTCCCGCCGAGCACCGCGAGCCCCGACACCGAGGAGAGCGCCCCGGTGGCGAGCCCGAGGTGCCGGTCGTCCACCAGGTCCGGCACGAGCCCCCGGGCGGCCGGGACCAGCAGCATCTGCCCGCAGGTCAGCAGGGTGACCAGGACGGCGCCCGGGAGCAGGCCGCCCGGCCCGGCCGGGGTGGCGGGCACCAGGGCGAACCCGGCGGCGACCAGGGCGAGCCCGGTGGTCAGCGCGGTGCGCGGGGCGAGGCGGACGGCGGCGTGCCGGGTCAGCGGGATCTGTGCGGTGACGACCAGGAGCGAGGAGAGGGCGAACAGCCAGCCGAGGGCGGCCTGGGAGCCGGTGGCCCGTGCCACTTCGGCGGGGAGCGCCAGGTAGAGCTGGTTGTAGGCGATCAGCCAGGTGCTGTAGGCGAGGCAGAGGACGAGGAAGCGCGGGTTCCGGGCGAGGTGGCGTACGCCGCCGCGGGGGCGTTCGCGGTGGACGGCGGCCCGGCGCGGCATCAGCACCGCGTGCCCGGCGAACACCGCGACGAAGACGGCGACGCCCGCCGCGCAGGCGGCACGGAAGCCCCAGTCGCCGCCGGCGGCGAGCAGCAGCGAGCCCAGCAGCGGTCCGAGGAAGGCCCCGGCCTGCCCGGCGGCCGAGAAGACGGCCAGGGTGCGGGCGCGGGCGGTGCCGTCGGCCTGTTCGCGGTGGACGGCCTCGCGGGCGGTCTCGGACTCCACCGCCGGGGAGAACAGGGCGGCGGCGAAGCCGATCAGCAGCACGGCGGCGACGACGGTGACGGTGGTGGCGGCGAAGGCGAGCCAGGCGAAGCCCGCGATCCGCAGCACGCATCCGGCGAGCACCACGGGTCGGGGCCCGTACCGGTCGGTGAGGGCGCCGCCGACCACGAAGAGGCCCTGCTGGCTGAAGGTCCGCAGTCCGAGGACGAGTCCGACCAGCCAGCCGGCCATGCCGAGGCCGTCGCCGAGGTGGGTGGCGAGGTAGGGCAGCACGGCGTAGAAGCCGGTGTTGAAGGCGAACTGGGTCCCGGCGAGCAGCCGCAGGTACGGCGGCAGGCCGGTGACCTCGCGGAGGCTGGAGGTGGCCGGGCGGAGGCCGGTGCCGGTGGTCATGCGGCCTCGTGGGCGGTGGGGGCGGCGGTCACGGTGTCGGCGCCGGTGCGGCCGCGTACGGCGGCGGTCACCAGGACGGCCAGCGCGCCGAGCACGGCGAGCGAGGCGGCCGGAGCGAGGACCGCCCAGGGGGCGCGTTCGACGTACGGCATGTTCTCCGAGAGCATCCGGCCCCACTCGGGGGCGGGCGGCTGGGTGCCCAGGCCGAGGAAGCCGAGGGCGGCGAGGGCCAGGGCGAGCGCGGGTGTCCGGAGCAGGGCGTGCCGGGTGACGGGCGGCAGCACGGCGGGGAGCAGGTGGCGGCGGAGCAGGTGGGCGGGGCCGGCGCCGAGGGAGCAGGCGGCGGCGAGGTGGGGCGCGGCCCGCTCCTGGACGTACAGGGCCTCGGTGTGGGCGGCGAGCGGTGCCCAGGCCACGGCGGCGACGGCGGCGGCCGCGCCCCAGGGCCCGGGCCCGGCGACGGCGGCGGTGAGCAGCCCGGCGAGGACGGCGGGCAGCGCGTTGACCGTCTCGGTGAGGGCGCCCGCCCGAAGGAACCCCGCGATCAGCCCGAGCAGCAGCGCGACGGCGGCGACGGCGAACGCCAGCAGCACGGTACGGGCGGCGCCGTGGCCGAGGCGGGCCAGCACGTCACGCCCGAGCGCGTCGGTGCCGAACGGGTGCGCGGCCGAGGGCGGCAGCAGCCGGGCGGCGGCGTCGACGTGCAGCGGGTCGCGGGCCAGTCCCGCGACGAGGACGGCGCAGAACAGGACGGCGAGCACGACGGCCCCCACCGCGACGCCCGTGCGGGTGGGCAGCCGGGGCGCGACCAGCGCGGGCAGCGCCCGGTCGGTGAGGGCCGGGCCGAGCAGCACCCGGGAGAGCAGGCGTACGGCGAGGGCGGCCACCAGCCCCGTCAGCAGCAGCATCAGCACGGCGGCCTGGAGGACGGGCAGGTCCTGGGCGAGGGCGCCCGCCAGGGCGGTGGAGCCGAGCCCGGGGACGCTGAAGAGGGTCTCGACGGCGACCGCGCTGCCGGTCAGGCCGACCACGACCAGGCCGCCCTGCGGCAGCAGGCCCGGCAGGGTACGGCGCAGGGCGTGCCTGGCGATCCGGGACGGGGGCAGCCCGGCGGCGGTGGCGGCCTTGGCCCAGGGCTCGGCGAAGGCGGCCGGGAGCGCGTCGTCGAGGAGGCGGCCGAGCAGGGCCCCGGCGGGCACGCCCATGGCGAGGGCGGGCAGCACGGCCTGGGCGGGGGTGCCCCAGCCGAGCGCCGGGAACCACCCGAGGTGGACCGCGAAGACCGTGGCCAGCACGGCGGCCAGCAGGAACTCGGGGAGTGCGGCGAGGACGGCGGCGAGCACCCCGGCCCGCGTGGTGGCGGTCTCGCGGCGGGCGCCCCGGCGCAGGGTGCGGGCGCTGAGCGCGAGGGCGAGCGGCACGGCGAGCGCCAGCGAGGCGCCCATCAGCGACAGCGAGGTGGTGAGGGCGGCCGTGACGTCCGGGCCGACCGGCTGCCCGGAGACCCAGGAGGTGCCGAGGTCGCCGTGGAGCAGCCCGCCGGCCCACCGGCCGAGGACGTGTCCGGGCCCGCCGTCGAGGCCGGTCTCGGCGCGGATGGCGTCGAGCACCTCGGAGGTGGGCTGCCGGTCGCTGTAGCGGGCGTGCAGGATCGTCAGCGCCGGGTCGGTCGTGGTCAGCCACGGCAGCAGGCCGATCAGGGCGAGGACGGCGAGCAGGGTGAGGGCTCGCCCGGCGAAATGCTTCACGTCGGTCGCGGGGGCGGGCCGGTCAGCGCAGCCGGGTGTCGGCGGTGATCAGGCGGCGCTCCATCGGGTCGAGGGCGACCCCGGCGACCTTCCCGGAGTCGAAGCCCTGCACGAACCGTTCGTGGACCAGCGGCACGGCGGCGTCGGCCCCGAGGATCTTCGCCTCGGCCCTCATCTCGGCGGTGTGCCGCGCCGTCAGCCCGTCCGCCCCGGCGGCCTTCGCCACCGCCTCGTCGACGCCCTGGTCGCAGAGCTGGGAGATGTTGAAGCTGCCCTCGCAGGTGAAGTCGGAGCCGAGGTAGGAGACGGGGTCGGCGGTGTCGAGCAGGGTGTTGCGGGCCTGGATGAAGGCGTCGTACCTGCCCGCCAGCGCGTCCGCCTCCATCTGCGCGTAGTCCCGCACGTACTGCTTGACGGTGAAGCCGCGCGCCTCCAACTGCTGCTGCACGGCCGAGGCGACCTCGGGCAGCTCCGGGCGGTTGGTGTACGTGGCGAGCACGATCTGCTTCGTCTTCGCCACCTCGGCCCTGCCCGCGGGCTCGGCTCGGCCCTCGGGCGCCTCGCGCGCGTCGGCGGCCCACGGCACACCGGGCCCGAGCAGGCCCCGCGCGGTGTCGGCCCGGCCCTCGTAGACCCCGTCGACCAGCGCCTTGGAGTCGATCGCGGCCCGGGCGGCGGCGCGGATCGCCGGGTCGGCGAAGGCGCCGCGCCCGGTGTTCAGGTACAGCGTGTTGGTGCGCGCGGTCGGCACCTCGTGGATCTGCTTTTCCTCCAGCAGCGAGACCTGCGCGACGGGCACGTACTCGGCGATGTCGGCGCTGCCGGTCCGCAGCGCGTTGGCCCGCGCGGTCCCGTCGGCGACGAACTTCACGTCGACACCGGGCGCCT is drawn from Streptomyces diastaticus subsp. diastaticus and contains these coding sequences:
- the rlmB gene encoding 23S rRNA (guanosine(2251)-2'-O)-methyltransferase RlmB, producing MAANNRRMSGKKGAQIGSGGKRRRGLEGKGPTPPAEMRKGHVKNRVANAKARQTARRPVKGRGGRSTSELVVGRNPVYEALRDGVPASTLYVQQFIDNDERVRDALALAAERGGIHLMEAPRPELDRMTNGLNHQGLVLQVPPYEYAHAEDLTAAAYDAGQDPLVVVLDGVTDPRNLGAVVRSVSAFGGHGVVVPERRAAGMTAGAWKSSAGAAARTPVARATNLTRTLEAYKKEGVIVVGLAADGEADVTDLPALDGPVAIVVGSEGKGLSRLVGETCDIRVRIPMPGGAESLNAGVAAGIVLYEAARRRA
- a CDS encoding ABC transporter substrate-binding protein, which encodes MSSESSPSSTPSARRNPTRTGVRRPLLALGAAALLVPVAACGGSPGDSGSGSGDQRLRAVMAFPPAQAMSPYGDDAVTLSRLSVIEGLTRIDEDGAAEPALATKWRRDGDKGWEFTLRDARFQDGGAVDAEAVVRSLTAAQAASPRPRVLSDVRLTVEAGGERTVRVTTDEADPLLPQRLANPSLAILSEAAYEKGAKGTQVNPAGHATGPYTLTKVNGAVSATLERNDTYWGGKAKAPGVDVKFVADGTARANALRTGSADIAEYVPVAQVSLLEEKQIHEVPTARTNTLYLNTGRGAFADPAIRAAARAAIDSKALVDGVYEGRADTARGLLGPGVPWAADAREAPEGRAEPAGRAEVAKTKQIVLATYTNRPELPEVASAVQQQLEARGFTVKQYVRDYAQMEADALAGRYDAFIQARNTLLDTADPVSYLGSDFTCEGSFNISQLCDQGVDEAVAKAAGADGLTARHTAEMRAEAKILGADAAVPLVHERFVQGFDSGKVAGVALDPMERRLITADTRLR
- a CDS encoding hemolysin family protein: MSFPMALFVTVLLLIGSGFFVAAEFALVAARRHRMEKAAAEGRRGAGAALAGMRELSLMLAGAQLGITICTLGLGSVSKPAISHALDPVLKGLGLPASLSYGIAFAIAMMVVVFLHMVVGEMAPKSWAIAHPERSAMLLAPPFRALVKLVRPLIWVLNRVSNALVRLCRVTPREEITEVHNREQLTQLVAESRRLGLISEDDSELITSSLTEPLSPVGDLQIPAAAIVSVPADADAPTVLATAAAHDRSRLLVRDGARFIGSVHARDALIARSRGREVTARRLARPVPALSAEDTVGQAIEVLRQRRASLAVVHDPADPARTVTGLVSLDDLLARLLHPQEAA
- a CDS encoding PPOX class F420-dependent oxidoreductase, which gives rise to MSDTAQLSDALKKKLDTPVFITVATIQPDGSPQLSPVWVKRDGNDVLFSTTVDRRKTRNLRRDPRVTVQVQPFDEPYTYAEIRGRATVTEEGGQELIDELSLKYTGKPYAEFNPAAGQDAARVVVRVTPDKVVGRL
- a CDS encoding DoxX family membrane protein, yielding MVKVHCDPAQVIVNHASFRVQLPSAQKAQSPRISRLSGGALDDTARIPVVGTVTRRRAPVVWSGRSAPGDGGGTTGLLQAVRASGVRHGDDPPGATQVIPLLDPDQEATGELPTLTGHTPGGPLLPRMRSAGSAYDEDTPTPHHGTPAHDGDGAGDGYDGGDGSDPGQDGRPKARSAVRHAYYPYRRMNLGVVLLPLRVLLGIATAYAGMSKLCDPAYFDGGERGSLVRWLDTLQPWSLAEPLHGFALHHPVGVGLLVAFLQVLVGVLTVLGLWQRLAAGAGAVLAATLLITVSWRANPVYSMSDVIYLAAWSPLIIAGAPVWSVDGKLAADAWRKLGPRAELWQLRRWVLKRGMVVATVAVGLTLLFGALLGSAVRDADRVVVPGPGEAPRNNVPGMPLPSESGQVSGSPDASADPEQTPSGGTTAGPSETTSGPDGTEQRETAGAGTTAPAETQGPGQAPPRQNAPQPPPQTSAGPGDDSGGSGEPGGQAPGDGGGAEEPGDDPADGGSGGGGQKLVGGLFG
- a CDS encoding MFS transporter → MTTGTGLRPATSSLREVTGLPPYLRLLAGTQFAFNTGFYAVLPYLATHLGDGLGMAGWLVGLVLGLRTFSQQGLFVVGGALTDRYGPRPVVLAGCVLRIAGFAWLAFAATTVTVVAAVLLIGFAAALFSPAVESETAREAVHREQADGTARARTLAVFSAAGQAGAFLGPLLGSLLLAAGGDWGFRAACAAGVAVFVAVFAGHAVLMPRRAAVHRERPRGGVRHLARNPRFLVLCLAYSTWLIAYNQLYLALPAEVARATGSQAALGWLFALSSLLVVTAQIPLTRHAAVRLAPRTALTTGLALVAAGFALVPATPAGPGGLLPGAVLVTLLTCGQMLLVPAARGLVPDLVDDRHLGLATGALSSVSGLAVLGGSAASGLLLQAPAPVLWGALAAVPLAGAAAAWLLPSGRAAGEAGRTAG
- a CDS encoding ABC transporter permease subunit yields the protein MKHFAGRALTLLAVLALIGLLPWLTTTDPALTILHARYSDRQPTSEVLDAIRAETGLDGGPGHVLGRWAGGLLHGDLGTSWVSGQPVGPDVTAALTTSLSLMGASLALAVPLALALSARTLRRGARRETATTRAGVLAAVLAALPEFLLAAVLATVFAVHLGWFPALGWGTPAQAVLPALAMGVPAGALLGRLLDDALPAAFAEPWAKAATAAGLPPSRIARHALRRTLPGLLPQGGLVVVGLTGSAVAVETLFSVPGLGSTALAGALAQDLPVLQAAVLMLLLTGLVAALAVRLLSRVLLGPALTDRALPALVAPRLPTRTGVAVGAVVLAVLFCAVLVAGLARDPLHVDAAARLLPPSAAHPFGTDALGRDVLARLGHGAARTVLLAFAVAAVALLLGLIAGFLRAGALTETVNALPAVLAGLLTAAVAGPGPWGAAAAVAAVAWAPLAAHTEALYVQERAAPHLAAACSLGAGPAHLLRRHLLPAVLPPVTRHALLRTPALALALAALGFLGLGTQPPAPEWGRMLSENMPYVERAPWAVLAPAASLAVLGALAVLVTAAVRGRTGADTVTAAPTAHEAA
- the cysS gene encoding cysteine--tRNA ligase, with amino-acid sequence MTIRLYDTSARQIRDFAPLTPGCVSIYLCGATVQSAPHIGHIRSGLNFDILRRWFAYRGYSVTFVRNVTDIDDKIIKKSAEQERPWWAIGYENERAFNAGYDALGCLPPTYEPRATGHVPEMIEMMRGLIERGHAYEADGNVYFDVRSFPGYLELSNQDLDELRQPSGEGETGKRDPRDFAMWKAAKPGEPSWETPWGRGRPGWHLECSAMAHKYLGTAFDIHGGGLDLVFPHHENEIAQAKAYGDDFATYWVHNAWVTMAGEKMSKSLGNSVLVSEMVKHWRPIVLRYYLGTPHYRSMIEYSEEALREAESAFARIEGFMQRVTEKAGETPAPAAEVPPAFAEAMDEDLGVPQALAVIHTTVRQGNSALAADDKEAAVARLAEVRAMLGVLGLDPHDPHWAGEADRGEDLHGAVDTLVRLVLDQREAARSRKDWATADAIRDQLQQSGLVIEDSPTGPRWTLGPR